In Rhodococcus pseudokoreensis, the DNA window GGTGGACCACGACATCGCGACCGGCGTCTACCCGGACATGACCGAGCACGGGTGGCCGAGCGACGAATGGCCACAACTGTTCCGGCGTGTGCTGGACGCCGACATCCTGGTGCTGGCGGGCCCGATCTGGCTCGGCGACAACGGTTCCGTCACCAAGCAGGTGATCGAGCGGCTGTACGGGTGCTCGTCGCTGCTCAACGACCACGGCCAGTACGCGTACTACGGGCGGGCCGGTGGGTGTCTGATCACCGGCAACGAGGACGGGGTCAAGCATTGCGCGATGAACATCCTCTACAGCCTCCAGCACCTCGGATACGTGATCCCGCCGCAGGCCGACGCGGGGTGGATCGGTGAAGCCGGGCCCGGACCGTCGTATCTCGACGAGGGGTCGGGCGGCCCGGAGAACGATTTCACCAACCGCAACACCACGTTCATGACGTACAACCTGATGCACGTCGCCGCGATGTTGAAGTCGGCAGGCGGGTTCCCCGTGTACGGAAATCAACGGTCGGAGTGGGACGCCGGGTGCCGCCCCGACTTCGCCAACCCGGACTACCGCTGATCCGTCCCATCCGAGAGGGAAGTCATGTGCCGATTGTTCGGGTTGTCCGCCGCCCCGCACCGCGTTCGCGCGTCGTTCTGGCTGCTGGACGCCCCGGACAGTCTGGCGCAGCAGAGTCACCGCGAACCGGACGGCACCGGCCTCGGCACGTTCGCGGAGGACGGGACGCCGCTGGTGGAGAAGCAACCGCTCGCCGCGTACGAGGACGCCGAGTTCGCGCAGGAGGCGAAGCACCGGTACTCGGCCACGTTCGTCGCGCACATCCGTTTCGCGACCACCGGTGAACTGCTTCCGCAGAACACCCATCCGTTCGCTCAGGACGGTCGCGTGTTCGCCCACAACGGCGTGGTCGAGGACCTGCCGAAGCTCGAGGCGGAACTGGGCTCCGATCTCGCTCGCGTTCACGGCGATACCGACTCGGAACGGGTCTTCACGCTCGTGACGCGGCACATCGGCAGGAGCGGCGGCGACGTCACGGCCGGCATCACCGCCGCTGCCCGGTGGCTTGCCGACAACGTGCCGATCTACGCGCTCAACATCCTGCTGACCACTCCCGGCGAATTGTGGGCGCTGCGCTACCCGGACACCCACGACCTGCTGTTCCTCGAGCGTCGCGCGGGCGGTCCGAGCGGTGGCCGCCACCTCCAGCACGCGAGCACTCCCGGCCGGATCCGGGCCAGGTCCGAACATCTCTCCGAGCGTCCGGCGGTGGTCGTGGCGAGTGAGCAGATGGACGAGGACCCCGGGTGGACGCCGCTGAAGTCCGGCGAACTACTGCACGTCGGCCGCGACCTCGCCGTCACCCGGCAGGTGATCGTCGATCACCCGCCGCGGTACCCGATCCGCCTCGAGGACCTGAATGCCCGCGCTGCGGCATCGCAGACCGAGAAGTAGCCACCCGGTCAGAACTCGATCCGCAGGTGCTCGCTGACGGGGCGGGCCTGGCACGCGAGGATGTAGCCGCTCGCGATGTCCTCGGGGTCGAGGATCGACG includes these proteins:
- a CDS encoding class II glutamine amidotransferase — encoded protein: MCRLFGLSAAPHRVRASFWLLDAPDSLAQQSHREPDGTGLGTFAEDGTPLVEKQPLAAYEDAEFAQEAKHRYSATFVAHIRFATTGELLPQNTHPFAQDGRVFAHNGVVEDLPKLEAELGSDLARVHGDTDSERVFTLVTRHIGRSGGDVTAGITAAARWLADNVPIYALNILLTTPGELWALRYPDTHDLLFLERRAGGPSGGRHLQHASTPGRIRARSEHLSERPAVVVASEQMDEDPGWTPLKSGELLHVGRDLAVTRQVIVDHPPRYPIRLEDLNARAAASQTEK
- a CDS encoding flavodoxin family protein, which encodes MTDPSPQDGPRFSGLRALFVNCTLKRSPDVSNTQGLIDRSVGLMEKEGVTVDQFRAVDHDIATGVYPDMTEHGWPSDEWPQLFRRVLDADILVLAGPIWLGDNGSVTKQVIERLYGCSSLLNDHGQYAYYGRAGGCLITGNEDGVKHCAMNILYSLQHLGYVIPPQADAGWIGEAGPGPSYLDEGSGGPENDFTNRNTTFMTYNLMHVAAMLKSAGGFPVYGNQRSEWDAGCRPDFANPDYR